The genomic DNA AGTCCAGGCAGGGGTTCAGATTCGCACCGTAGCCATGCTTGGGGTTGAGCACCACATCCTTGTACTCCTCGGAGATATCAATGATGTGCATCTTGATGCCCAGCTGCTCGGCCACCCACAGGGCGTTGTTGCGCTTTTCCTTGTCCTTGTCCTTCTTGCGGATGGCATGGGTATGGCCTTCCACACAGAAACCGGTGAAGAAATTGACGCCTTCCACCTCGATGCCCTGCTCCTGCATCACTTTCACAGCCAGCATGGAGTCCAGTCCGCCGGACACCAGAGCGATAGCGCGACGCTTGATCGGTTGGGTTGGCTCAGTTACAGAAGACGTCATGTGAAAAAACCTGCTGCCTTGATCGGCGCTTAAAAAATGGGCGGCGAAGTATAGCAATCACGCCCTCCTGACGCACCCTTCACGCAGCCCCGACTGTCACCTGGGGGTCATATCAGCGGGCCAGACTCGGAGCTCCGGACCACCTCACGGGACCCCATGCGACTCCGCTTGCTACTGCGATTGCTAATTCTGCTCCTTGCCGCCGCCTGCCTGGGCTGGTGGTGGCATACCCCCCACGGCCCATGGCTGATGCACAGAGAACCCCTGGCGGGGCAGCGCCTGTGCATCATCGGCGACGGCGGCTGGGGCAATGCGCCCTCCCTGGCCGTGGGCCGGGCACTGGTGCTGCTGGACTGTGATCAGGTGCGTTATCTGGGCGATCTGGTCTACCCGGACGGCATCAACGGTCCGGACGATCCGCTGCTGGAAAGCCGTTTTTTTGCCCCGCTCAACCCTGCTTTAGAGGCCGGCATTCCGGTCTACCTGGTTCTGGGCAACCACGACTGGAAACAGAATGCCGAAGCCTGGCTGGAGGTGGCACGGCGCCACCCGCTGATCCACCTCCCCCACTACTACTATTTCGAGCAATGGCCGGACGCCTGTGCCTTCAGCCTGGAAACCACCTGGTTCGAGAAATGGTATTACTTTCGTCGTCAGGGCTCCTGGCTGACACAGGCCATGGAGACCGCACAACACCGGCAATGCCGTTTCAGCCTGGTCTTTTCCCACCACCCCATGATCAGCTCCGGCTCCCACGGCAACGCCGGCGAAATGATGCAGTTACACCTTCGCAGCAAGCTGATTGGCAAACTCGACCTGCTGCTGGGCGGCCACGACCACATTCTGTCCGACGAGGGGGAATACCAGGGCTCCCGGCAACTGATCTCCGGCTCCGCCAGCATCAACAATGATCTGGGCAAGCCAAGCGACAACCAGCGCTTCACCCGTGCCAGCCATGGCCTGGTGACCCTGGATATCCGCGACGACGGCAACAGCTTGCGCGCCAACTACCGTTTCTACAGTGTGCAGGGAGATCCCGACGACCCGCTGATCACGCTGCTCTGGGAGGGAGAACAGCGCGGCCAGGGCGTCAGGGAGTAACGGCGGGGGCAGGATCGCTGACTGGTACCGGCCCGGCCACGGCGAAATGTTTTTTGGAGAAGGCGATGCGCTCCGCTGCCGGGCGCCGGGTATTACCGAGACTGTCCAGGTGGTCCTCGATAATACGGCAGCGACGCAGCAGGCCATCATCCATGGCGATCTGGATGTTCAACCCGGGGCGAGCATTCAGCTCCAGCATCATCGGCCCGAACTCCCGATCCATCACCAGATCCACACCCAGATAACCCAGCCCAGTCAGGTCATAACACCGGGCAGCAAGCTCCAGACACTCTTCCCAGTCCGGCACGGTCAGACCCGCCACCGCATTGGCCGTATCCGGATGCCGCTCAATTTTCTGATTGTGCCAGGTGCCGCCCAGGGTCACACCGCTGGACAGATCCAGCCCCACACCAATCGCCCCCTGGTGCAGGTTGGCCTTGCCCTGGGACTGACGGGTGGGCAGGCGCAGCATGGCCGCCACCGGATAACCCTGCAAAACGATGATGCGGATATCCGGCACCCCCTCGAAACTGATGCGATTGAACAACTCGGTGGAGCGCACCCGGTATTCGATCAGGGCCTGGTCCCGGTGGCCGCCAAGGGAATAAATGCCGGAAATGATGCCGGAGATATGGTGCTCCAGCTCTTCGGTAGTCACGATGCGCCCGGAGGCGGAACGAAAATAGTCCTCGAAGCGGTCGGCGATCACCATGATGCCGTCACCGCCGGCACCCTGAGCCGGTTTGATGACAAAATCCCGGTGGGTTTCCACCACTCGGTGCAGGGTGCTGATACCCTGCTCCGTGGCAATGGCACCATACAGTTCCGGCACCCGGATACCCGCATCCAGCGCCATCTGCTTGGTCTGCAGTTTGTCGTCCACCAGCGGGTACAGGCTGCGCTTGTTATAACGCAGGATGTAATCGCCGTTACGCTGGTTGATTCCCATTACGCCACGGGCGCGCAGGGCTTTGCGGGTCTTCGACCAGAACATGTCAGCGCTCCACCATGGCCCGGAAGCGCATCAGTTCGGTGAGGCGGTAACCACGGTAATGGCCCATCAGCACCATCACTGCAGACATGCACAGCAAAACGCCCGGGAAGGTAAAGACGAAATAGACCAGCGGCGGCCATACCATCAACAGGTGACACAGCACCGCAGCCACCAGGGTGCCAAGCCCCACCTTGAGGGACTGTGTCCCGCCCCGTTCTTCCCAGACGATAGAAACCCGCTCGATCACCATGGTCAGAATCACCATGGGGAACAACGCCACCGACAGCCCGGACGACACACCCAGCTTGTAGCCCAGCAGACTGATCACAGCCATCAGGATCACTACGAAGGTAAGCACAATCGACAAACGCGCCAGCAGCTGCAGCTTCAAATGCTCAAGATAGGAGCGCACCGACAAGCCAATGGCGGTAATAAAGGTAAACAGCAACACCCCCCAGATCACCTGGGTTTCGCGGAATGCCAGGGCAATCAGCACCGGCGTAAAGGTGCCCAGGGTCTCCATTCCCACCAGAGAGCGGATCAACAGCACCAGTAGTACGCCCACCGGAATCATCATCAGGATACGGAACAGCTGCTGGGAGGGCAGCGGCAACTCATACAGGGAAAAATCGATGAAGCTGCTGGCATCCTGCAAGCGCAGGGAACGGGCCAACTGAAGCGCACTCATCTCATTGCGATGCACGCTCAACGTCATGTTTGCCGAGCGCCCGCCTTCGATATTCAGCAACGGCTCACTGCCGCTCCACCAGACCAGCCGGTCATCCGGCAGTCCTTGCTGCCCATCCAGCGGATTGAAGTACAGCCAGCGCTTTCCGTTGTAGGTACGCAACCACAGTTCCGGCTGCTGCTCCTGGCTTTCCACCAGGCGCAAGGTGTGTACCGGCTGAGCGGGGATATGGGACATGGCCAGCAACAGATCCACCACCTGAGCCCGATTCTCCGGACTCACATCACCGCCGAGCAATAACTGGACGTTGTCGTTCTCCAGCTCATTCACCCGTTTGATGGTCTCACCGATAAACGTTTCCACATCTGCGGAATGTTGACGGATTGGCTGCAACAACGCCTCGGCGGCCAGTTTCTCCGCTCCATCCAGCACCGGTGCAGGGCGGAACTGGGGACCAGGCTCATTCTCCCGGGTTTCCGCAAAGCGAGGGGTAAGCATTAACCGGTAGTAAAGGTACTGATTGCCCTCCGCACGACGGGCAGACCAGGTAACCTGCCGATTGCCCTTCTCCACATTGACGTTCACGCCGTAGTTATTGGAGATAAAGCTTTCATTAAGTGTGGTGTAGCCTGCCCCCTGGGGTGGCACAAACATGCGTACCTTGATGGGCTTGTTGGCCCTGGCCGTAAAACTGACCTGGGCGTCCACCACCCACACCGGATCTTTTTCGTCCTGAGTCAACGGCACTTTCTGCACCAGCAACTGGTACGCGATACTGCCGCCACCCAATAGCAAAAGAAACACGGCCAGAATCCGTGCCTGTAGTTTGACAGACCCCATGTTATTGCGCCCCGGCAGCCTCCATCGTCAATGTATCCTCTTGATCTTCCCGGCAGCGTGGCTTGCCCACAGAGTGGGACAGCGACGGATCTACCAGGGCTCCCAGGCCCTTAAGGGCATCTGCCCCGATCAACAGCGGATAACGAAACTCACTGCGATCGGTCAGATTGACATCAATCTGTTGCCGTCGATTGCCCACGCATATCGTCAGCGTCACCATCGGCCTGCGACTGAAATCCCGCTCGCCATCCTGCACACTTTCTGCCCGGCGCTTGATCCGAACATGTCCGGCCAGAGGCAGCTCCACATCATCCCACTGACTCTGGCTGATGCCCCACTCCTCGCGGTCATCCCGGTCGATGGCTATATCAAACTCAACCATTTTCACCCCGTCACGCTCAAAGGTCTTTATGTAACGGGCGCTCAGGGAAGCAGAGTCCGCACCGGTATCCAGTTTCGCCGGCACCGTAATACCCAGTTCACGGATATGCACACTTTCGTGCAGACCATAGATTCTCTTGTTGGCCGGCGGCACCTCTGACAGGGCCACAGAAGGCACCAGAGCCCCTATCAGCACCAAGGGGATTCGCATCATAACAACCTGATTTTAAAAGCGTTAGTGCCGGATATTGATTGCCGGCAACGAAGAAGAGCGGTTGATCTGACCCTTCCCCGGGAAAATGGTTGCGCCATTCTAGGCGATCCGCAGCTGACTCGCAGGAACAACCGTGAATTTTTGAATCTTTTCACATTCGCAAATGTTACGCGAAAGCCTGACCGACGGGCTATCACCTGCGCGCAGCGCTGGTATAATGCGCGCCCCCGCGGGATGCAAGACCCCTTTTCACGCCCACTACGTGGCTGCGTACAGGTCGAGATCAGGCACGAATACCATCCCGCCCATTTCTTAACGGAGCTACATCTGTGATTGAACGTCTGCGCAATATCGCCATCATCGCCCACGTTGACCACGGCAAGACCACCCTGGTGGACAAGCTGTTGCAACAGTCCGGCACCCTGGGAGATCGCGCTGGCGATATTGAGCGGGTAATGGACTCCAATGATCTGGAGAAGGAACGGGGTATCACCATCCTCTCCAAGAACACCGCCATCCAGTGGAATGAATACCGCATCAATATCGTCGACACCCCCGGCCACGCCGACTTCGGTGGCGAGGTAGAGCGGGTTCATGTCCATGGTGGATTGTGTACTGCTGCTGGTAGACGCGGTGGATGGCCCCATGCCGCAAACCCGCTTCGTAACCCAGAAAGCCTTTGCCGCCGGCCTGAAGCCGATTGTAGTGATCAACAAGATCGACCGTCCCGGCGCTCGCCCGGACTGGGTCATGGATCAGGTGTTCGACCTGTTCGATAACCTGGGCGCCACCGACGAGCAGCTCGACTTCCCGGTGATCTACGCCTCCGCCCTGAACGGTATCGCCGGCCTGGAAGCTGACAACATGGCCGACGACATGACGCCGCTGCTGCAGACCATTGTCGACAAGGTGGACTACCCGAACGTGGACGCGGAAGGCCCCTTCCAGATGCAGATCTCTTCCCTGGACTACAACAGCTACCTGGGCATCATCGGCATCGGCCGGGTCAAGCGCGGCAACATCAAGGCCAACAGCCCGGTGAAAGTGATCGGTGCCGACGGCAAGGTACGTAACGGCAAGATCCTCACCATCATGGGCTACCACGGCCTGGAGCGGGTCGACGCGCCCACCGCCTCCGCCGGCGAAATCGTCTGCATCACCGGCCTGGACCCGCTGAACATTTCAGACACCCTGTGTGATCCGGCCAGCGTGGAAGCCCTGCCGCCGCTGAGCGTGGACGAGCCCACCGTGAGCATGTTCTTCCACGTGAATACCTCGCCGTTTGCCGGCCAGGACGGCAAGTTCGTCACCAGCCGCCAGATCCGCGAGCGCCTGGAAGCCGAGCTCAAGCACAACGTGGCCCTGCGCGTGGAAGAAACCGGCAGCGCCGATCAGTTCCGCGTCTCCGGCCGTGGCGAACTGCACCTGTCGGTGCTGATCGAAAACATGCGCCGCGAAGGTTTCGAGCTGGCCGTGGGTCGTCCCCAGGTGATCATCCGTGAAGTGGATGGCGTCAAGCAGGAGCCCTACGAAACCGTAATCGCCGATGTGGAAGAACAGCACCAGGGCGCCATCATGGAGCATCTGGGCCTGCGTCGCGCGGAAATGACCAACATGGAACCGGATGGCAAGGGCCGGGTTCGCCTGGAATTCCTGGTGCCCAGCCGCGGCCTGATCGGCTTCCGTAGCCAGTTCCTGACCCTCACCTCCGGTACCGGTATCCTCAACAGCACCTTCAGCCACTACGGTGAATTCAAGGCCGGCGACATGGCCAAACGCATCAATGGTGTGCTGGTATCCATGGTAAAAGGCAAGGTGCTGGGCTTTGCCCTGTTCAACCTGCAGGAGCGCGGCCGCATGCTGATCGACCCGAACGTGGACGTGTACGAAGGCCAGATTATCGGTATTCACAGCCGCGGTAACGACCTGGTGGTCAACCCCACCAAAGGCAAGCAGCTGACCAACATGCGCGCCTCCGGCACCGATGAAAACATCGTCCTGACCCCGCCGATCCGCTTCAGCCTGGAGCAGGCGCTGGACTTCATCGAAGATGACGAACTGGTGGAAGTGACCCCGAACTGCCTGCGTATCCGCAAGAAGCTGCTCACCGAAACCGAGCGCAAGCGCGCCGGACGGTAACGCAATAGTGGTCGCAGGATGCAATGCGCAGCGCGAATTGCATCCTCGCCGCCAATGCTGAACACAAAAAAGCCGGGCACTGCCCGGCTTTTTTGTGCTGACTGTTCTCAACGCAGCAACACCAGCATCACCACGGCGCCAATCACCATTCCCAGTAACAAACCACGGGTAAACGACCGCTGCATCTCCGGCCGCCTTTGCGGACTATCCGCCGGCTGGCTGGCCTCAAAATCGGCGATGACCTCCCGGGCCCGTGACTCATCGCTTTCCGCTACCCATACCGACGCCAGGCCCGCTGCAGGCAGCTCCCCTACCGCCCCCTGCAACATGTCGCCCTGCACCTGGGCCATGATACCGACCTGCTCGAGCAGATCTGCCAGCATATGCGCCTCAATACCGTCGCGGGCATGAAAAACACACTTCACGGCAGCATCCTCAGATACCTCAAGGGTTGACCGCTTCCTTGCTCACCACTTCCAGCAGCGTATAACGCAAACTGCTGCCATCCGCCGGCGGTGACGCCACTTCTTCTATCTTCACCCTCAGCGTGTAATTGTGGCCGGGCTCGAACTCGAAACCGTCAATATGATTATAGAAAAGCTGGAAGTTGGGCTCATCATCACTGCGCACCCGCAGGCAGTCCATGGGCCCCGCACCGATACATGCGGAGGTATAAGGAGCAACGTGCAGAATCTCGCCGGGCTTGTCTTTCTTTTCACCACAAGCAACCAGTAAAAACAGCAACGCAAACAGCGTGTGTTTCAGTATCATGGTACCAGCCTTGTTATTTTCCCTTCGCAGATAACAAGCAGTACCATGAGCGGCCCACCAAGGCAAAAGCAAATGCTTCATATCGCACTGTTCGAACCGGAAATCCCGCCCAATACCGGCAACATCATCCGTCTTGCCGCCAATACCGGTGCCCACCTGCATCTGATCGAACCACTGGGTTTTTCCCTGGAAGAAAAGAAACTGCGCCGGGCCGGGCTCGATTACGACGAACTGGCCCACCTCACTGTGCATGCGGATTTTGCCGCTTTCCAGGAAGCCATGGCGGACCGCCGCCTGTTTGCCCTCACCACCCGCGCCAGCCAGCCACACAGTGATGCGGTGTTCGGGGATGAGGATGTATTGCTGTTCGGCCCGGAAACCCGCGGCCTGCCCACCGACATTCTCGACAGCCTGCCGCCCACACAAAAACTGCGACTGCCCATGGTGGCGGACAGCCGC from Alcanivorax sp. includes the following:
- a CDS encoding metallophosphoesterase is translated as MRLRLLLRLLILLLAAACLGWWWHTPHGPWLMHREPLAGQRLCIIGDGGWGNAPSLAVGRALVLLDCDQVRYLGDLVYPDGINGPDDPLLESRFFAPLNPALEAGIPVYLVLGNHDWKQNAEAWLEVARRHPLIHLPHYYYFEQWPDACAFSLETTWFEKWYYFRRQGSWLTQAMETAQHRQCRFSLVFSHHPMISSGSHGNAGEMMQLHLRSKLIGKLDLLLGGHDHILSDEGEYQGSRQLISGSASINNDLGKPSDNQRFTRASHGLVTLDIRDDGNSLRANYRFYSVQGDPDDPLITLLWEGEQRGQGVRE
- a CDS encoding alpha-L-glutamate ligase-like protein — protein: MFWSKTRKALRARGVMGINQRNGDYILRYNKRSLYPLVDDKLQTKQMALDAGIRVPELYGAIATEQGISTLHRVVETHRDFVIKPAQGAGGDGIMVIADRFEDYFRSASGRIVTTEELEHHISGIISGIYSLGGHRDQALIEYRVRSTELFNRISFEGVPDIRIIVLQGYPVAAMLRLPTRQSQGKANLHQGAIGVGLDLSSGVTLGGTWHNQKIERHPDTANAVAGLTVPDWEECLELAARCYDLTGLGYLGVDLVMDREFGPMMLELNARPGLNIQIAMDDGLLRRCRIIEDHLDSLGNTRRPAAERIAFSKKHFAVAGPVPVSDPAPAVTP
- a CDS encoding inactive transglutaminase family protein, producing the protein MGSVKLQARILAVFLLLLGGGSIAYQLLVQKVPLTQDEKDPVWVVDAQVSFTARANKPIKVRMFVPPQGAGYTTLNESFISNNYGVNVNVEKGNRQVTWSARRAEGNQYLYYRLMLTPRFAETRENEPGPQFRPAPVLDGAEKLAAEALLQPIRQHSADVETFIGETIKRVNELENDNVQLLLGGDVSPENRAQVVDLLLAMSHIPAQPVHTLRLVESQEQQPELWLRTYNGKRWLYFNPLDGQQGLPDDRLVWWSGSEPLLNIEGGRSANMTLSVHRNEMSALQLARSLRLQDASSFIDFSLYELPLPSQQLFRILMMIPVGVLLVLLIRSLVGMETLGTFTPVLIALAFRETQVIWGVLLFTFITAIGLSVRSYLEHLKLQLLARLSIVLTFVVILMAVISLLGYKLGVSSGLSVALFPMVILTMVIERVSIVWEERGGTQSLKVGLGTLVAAVLCHLLMVWPPLVYFVFTFPGVLLCMSAVMVLMGHYRGYRLTELMRFRAMVER
- a CDS encoding RimK/LysX family protein, which gives rise to MMRIPLVLIGALVPSVALSEVPPANKRIYGLHESVHIRELGITVPAKLDTGADSASLSARYIKTFERDGVKMVEFDIAIDRDDREEWGISQSQWDDVELPLAGHVRIKRRAESVQDGERDFSRRPMVTLTICVGNRRQQIDVNLTDRSEFRYPLLIGADALKGLGALVDPSLSHSVGKPRCREDQEDTLTMEAAGAQ
- a CDS encoding DUF2007 domain-containing protein — protein: MKCVFHARDGIEAHMLADLLEQVGIMAQVQGDMLQGAVGELPAAGLASVWVAESDESRAREVIADFEASQPADSPQRRPEMQRSFTRGLLLGMVIGAVVMLVLLR
- a CDS encoding DUF4377 domain-containing protein, producing MILKHTLFALLFLLVACGEKKDKPGEILHVAPYTSACIGAGPMDCLRVRSDDEPNFQLFYNHIDGFEFEPGHNYTLRVKIEEVASPPADGSSLRYTLLEVVSKEAVNP
- the trmL gene encoding tRNA (uridine(34)/cytosine(34)/5-carboxymethylaminomethyluridine(34)-2'-O)-methyltransferase TrmL; the encoded protein is MLHIALFEPEIPPNTGNIIRLAANTGAHLHLIEPLGFSLEEKKLRRAGLDYDELAHLTVHADFAAFQEAMADRRLFALTTRASQPHSDAVFGDEDVLLFGPETRGLPTDILDSLPPTQKLRLPMVADSRSLNLANAVAVTLYEAWRQLDYIGAGNSE